The following are from one region of the Verrucomicrobiaceae bacterium genome:
- a CDS encoding DUF4282 domain-containing protein → MNNESPSNSPVSRLWSFIRAILDLVLDLSFKRLVTPKLIRVIYALSLVGAAIYTWRWIDGFFGFFTAPLAFLAYAIFARVIVEFILVIFRIAEKIAPQDGLAASDTDDVLSKLKKAP, encoded by the coding sequence ATGAACAACGAATCCCCCTCCAACTCGCCCGTGAGTCGTCTCTGGTCATTCATCCGCGCCATCCTCGATCTGGTGCTCGACCTAAGTTTTAAACGCCTCGTCACGCCAAAGTTAATCCGAGTCATTTATGCCCTCAGCCTGGTCGGGGCCGCCATCTACACTTGGCGCTGGATTGATGGCTTTTTCGGCTTTTTCACCGCCCCGCTTGCCTTTCTGGCCTACGCAATCTTTGCCCGCGTCATAGTGGAGTTCATCTTGGTCATTTTTCGCATCGCGGAAAAAATCGCCCCACAGGATGGCTTAGCCGCATCCGACACTGACGATGTGCTCTCCAAACTCAAAAAAGCGCCGTAA
- a CDS encoding FAD-binding protein, with product MASLIDLLTGVLGSDRVSVSEGDLSLHSTDKWFAANAPEVVVHAQCVEDVACTLRLANEHHIPVTPQGARVGYVGGAVPMQGGIALSVARMNRVLEVNTQDGVAVVEPGVITGDLQARARAVGWFYPPDPASLKECSLGGNIATNAGGPRCLKYGVTRHYVLGVQAVLADGRIVEAGGRCHKNKTGFDLVGLMVGSEGLLGVVTQATLRLIPHPPMRAMLSAGFGSFAEAANAVQCILGSGFLPSALEIADKFTLRAAREYLGESVTPSGEAHLLVEIDGQPESVKGELKTLANLVKGLGCVCLEEAVGEDACEVLWKLRREFSYSLRNTGLIKLNEDIVVPRSRLVDLVEFAETLQAECGFPVACFGHAGDGNIHVNIMVPTMDEPSIRERAEVALDRLFHQVIAWGGAITGEHGIGLAKARWYPHAVPEAARSMHVDLKRALDPKGILNPGKFVSV from the coding sequence ATGGCTTCGCTTATTGATTTGCTGACGGGGGTTTTGGGTTCGGACCGTGTTTCGGTTTCGGAGGGGGATTTGTCGTTACACAGTACGGACAAATGGTTCGCTGCAAATGCTCCGGAGGTGGTGGTGCATGCTCAGTGCGTTGAAGATGTCGCGTGTACTCTGAGGCTGGCCAATGAGCATCATATTCCCGTTACGCCGCAGGGAGCGCGTGTGGGGTATGTGGGTGGGGCGGTGCCGATGCAGGGGGGGATCGCACTCTCGGTGGCCAGGATGAACCGTGTTTTAGAGGTGAATACCCAGGACGGTGTGGCGGTGGTGGAGCCCGGAGTGATCACAGGGGATTTACAGGCAAGGGCTCGGGCGGTCGGCTGGTTTTATCCCCCAGATCCTGCTTCGCTCAAGGAATGCAGTCTTGGGGGGAATATTGCCACCAATGCGGGTGGGCCGCGATGCCTTAAATATGGCGTCACTCGTCACTATGTGCTGGGGGTGCAAGCTGTGTTGGCCGATGGCAGGATCGTCGAGGCTGGTGGGCGGTGTCACAAAAATAAGACGGGCTTTGATCTCGTGGGTCTGATGGTGGGGAGCGAGGGTCTCCTTGGGGTGGTGACTCAGGCCACTTTAAGATTGATTCCACATCCACCGATGAGGGCGATGCTTTCAGCGGGCTTTGGTTCGTTCGCGGAGGCGGCGAATGCGGTCCAGTGCATTCTTGGAAGTGGCTTTTTGCCTTCGGCCCTGGAGATTGCAGACAAATTCACCCTCAGGGCTGCCCGTGAGTATCTTGGCGAGTCAGTGACACCGAGTGGAGAGGCACACCTTTTGGTGGAGATCGATGGGCAGCCTGAGTCTGTCAAAGGTGAGCTCAAGACTCTGGCAAATTTGGTGAAAGGACTAGGCTGTGTTTGTTTAGAGGAGGCCGTGGGGGAGGATGCTTGCGAAGTGCTTTGGAAGCTGCGCAGGGAGTTTAGCTACAGCCTACGAAATACGGGGCTGATTAAATTAAACGAGGATATTGTCGTGCCTCGGAGTCGTTTGGTCGATCTTGTGGAGTTCGCAGAAACGTTGCAGGCTGAATGCGGTTTTCCGGTGGCTTGTTTTGGGCATGCTGGGGATGGGAATATACATGTGAACATCATGGTTCCGACAATGGATGAGCCTTCTATCCGCGAACGAGCAGAGGTCGCTCTGGATCGACTGTTTCACCAAGTGATTGCTTGGGGCGGAGCGATCACGGGGGAGCACGGCATTGGGCTTGCGAAGGCTCGTTGGTATCCGCATGCGGTGCCGGAGGCGGCACGGTCGATGCATGTGGACTTGAAGCGGGCTCTTGATCCGAAGGGCATTCTAAACCCTGGCAAATTCGTCTCGGTTTGA